One Gordonia sp. SID5947 genomic region harbors:
- the hrpA gene encoding ATP-dependent RNA helicase HrpA — MPVPTAEDRRALNDRLADVTILDAHRLRRRIGKLGNSPKPAAWDKLVADVDAASHRLERRRATVPTITFPPDLPVSAARDEIAAAIADHQVVVIAGETGSGKTTQLPKICLELGRGIRGAIGHTQPRRIAASSVARRIADETDTELGQAIGYSVRFTDRAGANTLVKVMTDGILLREIGTDPLLRHYDTLIVDEAHERSLNIDFILGYLKQLLPRRPDLKVIITSATIEPDRFARHFAADAPAEVPILEVSGRTYPVEVRYRPFSDDRDPDSDHRDLDQVQAVDEAVSELWASHRSGDILVFLPTERDIRETADALRHRVSAGAEIVPLFARLSIADQQRVFAPSSGRRIVLATNVAETSLTVPGIRYVIDTGTARISRYSTRSKVNRLPIEPISQASARQRAGRCGRVAPGICIRLYSEEDFENRPGFTDPEILRTNLAAVILQMAALRMGDVSAFPFVQPPDARAIRDGMAVLAELGAIQATDRDDHEPVLTRIGRDMARIPVDPRLARMLISAHELGCLDHVLVIAAALSVPDVRERPAEHREAAAASHRRFAVPGSEFLSYLELWSYLNDRRTELSGNRFRRMCETEFLHFLRIREWQELHRQLSRIVSDLDWTASGSPRDADAIHRSILSGLLGNIAVRQGDSRDYTGARNTSLAIFPGSSLARKPPPFIMAAEILETSRLFAHTVAGIDPLWAEKLAGDLVRRSYSEPHWSAKRGAAMAYERVTLYGVTLVAARRVPFGTIDPLTSREMFIRHALVEGDWRTDHVFFHRNRDLLEAAADVEHRARRRDLVIDEQQLFEFYDARVGADVVSARHFDTWWKKTRREHPDLLDLTPEDVAADVTVADNDFPGAWQQGETRLELRYRFEPGAADDGVTVVIPRPLLDHMRPAGFDWSVPGLRSELATELVKSLPKALRKSMAPAQRFADLAVSRLTPRSEPLVTGLARELTSITGMTVSPGDFSLERVPPHLTMNFAVSDRSGAVLSTSKSLADLQKRFAGSDDTPETRTVHTSWTAEGIGDLPETTTTTVAGQTITRYPGLEVTRDAAGRPVGVLRIDAVTAAERDHKLAEAVIVLLESTIPTLSRKITGTLDPAGRLALSQSPYRHADDLLADCTRRAIRDTVAARNITTIRTPGQFTRLRDELRPIVTDAAPEYFTLATDVLRHLAPLRSEIDRDSGSVAADDVAEQLENLVFDGFVAATPRGHLTEIPRYLQAAENRLADLFGSSSRDHDALAAVDRVIAHWNRKVTQLPAGRRDAFNEYAHWMVEELRVGLFSQRLGTAYPISEKRALRALDTFR; from the coding sequence ATGCCCGTTCCGACCGCAGAGGACCGACGAGCGCTCAACGACCGCCTCGCCGACGTGACCATCCTCGACGCCCACCGTTTGCGCCGACGTATCGGCAAACTCGGCAACTCCCCGAAACCGGCGGCCTGGGACAAGCTGGTCGCCGACGTCGACGCCGCATCGCACCGGCTCGAGCGTCGACGAGCCACGGTACCGACGATCACCTTTCCGCCGGACCTCCCGGTGTCGGCCGCTCGTGACGAGATCGCCGCCGCCATCGCCGACCACCAGGTGGTGGTGATCGCGGGTGAAACGGGATCGGGCAAGACCACCCAGCTCCCCAAGATCTGCCTCGAGCTCGGTCGCGGAATCCGAGGAGCCATCGGTCACACGCAGCCACGTCGGATCGCCGCGAGTTCCGTCGCCCGTCGCATCGCCGACGAAACCGACACCGAGCTCGGTCAGGCGATCGGGTACTCCGTGCGGTTCACCGACCGGGCAGGCGCGAACACACTCGTCAAGGTGATGACGGACGGCATCCTGCTCCGTGAGATCGGCACCGACCCCCTGCTGCGCCACTACGACACGCTGATCGTCGACGAGGCCCACGAACGCAGCCTCAACATCGACTTCATCCTCGGGTACCTCAAGCAACTCCTGCCTCGCCGCCCCGACCTCAAGGTGATCATCACCTCTGCCACGATCGAGCCAGACCGGTTCGCCCGACATTTCGCGGCCGACGCCCCCGCCGAGGTGCCGATCCTCGAGGTGTCCGGACGCACGTATCCCGTCGAAGTCAGGTACCGCCCGTTCAGCGACGACCGGGATCCCGATTCCGATCATCGCGACCTCGATCAGGTCCAGGCCGTCGACGAAGCGGTGAGTGAACTGTGGGCGTCGCATCGCTCGGGTGACATCCTCGTCTTCCTGCCGACAGAGCGAGACATCCGCGAAACCGCGGACGCCTTGCGGCACCGGGTGTCCGCAGGTGCCGAGATCGTCCCTCTTTTCGCGCGGCTGTCGATCGCCGACCAGCAACGCGTCTTCGCGCCGTCGAGCGGACGGCGGATCGTCCTCGCGACCAATGTCGCCGAGACCTCACTGACCGTGCCGGGCATTCGGTACGTCATCGACACCGGCACCGCTCGGATCTCCCGCTACTCCACCCGGTCGAAGGTGAATCGTCTTCCCATCGAACCGATATCGCAGGCCTCTGCCCGGCAACGCGCCGGGCGTTGCGGTCGGGTCGCGCCGGGCATCTGCATCCGGCTCTATTCCGAGGAGGACTTCGAGAACCGTCCGGGGTTCACCGATCCGGAGATCCTCCGGACCAACCTGGCCGCCGTCATCCTCCAGATGGCCGCGCTGCGCATGGGTGACGTGTCAGCGTTTCCCTTTGTCCAGCCCCCCGATGCGCGCGCCATCCGTGACGGCATGGCCGTGCTCGCCGAGCTCGGCGCCATCCAAGCAACCGATCGCGACGATCATGAGCCGGTCCTCACCCGGATCGGTCGGGACATGGCACGGATACCGGTCGATCCTCGCCTCGCCCGCATGCTGATCTCCGCACATGAACTCGGATGTCTCGACCACGTCTTGGTCATCGCGGCGGCACTGTCGGTGCCCGACGTCCGGGAACGACCGGCCGAACATCGCGAGGCGGCCGCCGCCTCCCACCGCAGATTCGCGGTGCCCGGTTCCGAGTTCCTCTCCTACCTCGAACTCTGGTCGTATCTGAACGACCGCCGCACCGAGCTGTCCGGGAATCGTTTCCGCCGGATGTGCGAGACCGAGTTCCTACATTTCCTCCGGATCCGGGAATGGCAGGAGCTGCATCGTCAGCTGTCGCGCATCGTTTCCGATCTCGATTGGACAGCCTCCGGATCACCGCGCGACGCCGATGCGATCCATCGTTCCATCCTGTCCGGGCTGTTGGGCAACATTGCAGTCCGCCAGGGTGATTCGCGTGACTACACCGGCGCGCGCAACACCTCGCTGGCGATCTTCCCAGGCTCGTCGTTGGCCCGTAAACCGCCACCGTTCATCATGGCTGCGGAAATCCTCGAGACATCCCGACTCTTCGCGCACACCGTCGCCGGTATCGATCCCCTCTGGGCCGAAAAGCTCGCGGGCGACCTCGTCCGCCGGTCGTACAGCGAGCCGCATTGGTCTGCCAAGCGCGGCGCGGCGATGGCCTATGAGCGGGTGACGCTCTACGGCGTCACCCTCGTCGCCGCGCGGCGCGTGCCCTTCGGCACCATCGACCCGCTGACATCGCGGGAGATGTTCATCCGCCATGCACTCGTCGAGGGCGACTGGCGCACCGATCATGTGTTCTTCCACCGCAATCGGGATCTTCTCGAGGCGGCCGCCGACGTCGAACACCGCGCGCGGCGCCGCGACCTGGTGATCGACGAGCAACAGCTCTTCGAGTTCTATGACGCCCGGGTCGGAGCCGACGTCGTGTCGGCGCGGCATTTCGACACCTGGTGGAAGAAGACGCGACGCGAACACCCGGACCTGCTCGACCTCACGCCGGAGGATGTCGCGGCCGACGTCACGGTGGCGGACAACGACTTCCCCGGAGCCTGGCAGCAGGGCGAGACCCGACTCGAACTCCGCTACCGGTTCGAACCGGGCGCAGCCGACGACGGCGTGACGGTCGTGATCCCCCGGCCGCTGCTCGATCACATGCGGCCCGCGGGTTTCGACTGGTCGGTCCCCGGTCTGCGTTCCGAACTCGCCACCGAGCTCGTGAAGTCGCTGCCCAAGGCACTCCGGAAGTCCATGGCGCCCGCCCAGCGGTTCGCCGATCTCGCCGTGTCGCGGCTGACCCCTCGCTCGGAACCGCTGGTGACCGGGCTGGCTCGCGAATTGACGTCCATCACGGGCATGACGGTGTCCCCCGGTGACTTCTCTCTCGAACGTGTGCCGCCGCATCTGACGATGAACTTCGCCGTCAGCGACCGCAGCGGCGCCGTGCTCTCGACCAGCAAGTCGCTCGCCGACCTGCAGAAGCGATTCGCCGGTTCCGACGACACGCCGGAAACACGCACCGTCCACACGTCGTGGACTGCCGAGGGCATCGGCGACCTTCCCGAAACGACCACGACAACTGTTGCGGGCCAGACGATCACCCGCTATCCGGGACTGGAGGTCACACGGGACGCCGCCGGCAGGCCGGTCGGCGTCCTCCGGATCGACGCGGTCACCGCAGCCGAACGCGACCACAAGCTGGCGGAGGCGGTGATCGTGCTGCTCGAGTCGACGATCCCGACGCTCTCCAGAAAGATCACCGGCACCCTGGACCCGGCGGGACGATTGGCATTGAGCCAGAGCCCTTATCGGCACGCGGACGATCTCCTGGCTGATTGCACGCGCAGGGCGATCCGAGACACCGTCGCCGCCAGGAACATCACCACCATCCGCACTCCCGGTCAGTTCACGCGATTACGCGACGAGCTCCGACCGATCGTGACCGACGCTGCCCCAGAGTATTTCACGCTCGCAACCGACGTTCTCCGTCATCTCGCCCCCCTTCGATCAGAGATCGATCGGGACAGCGGTTCGGTCGCCGCCGACGACGTGGCCGAGCAGCTGGAGAATCTCGTCTTCGACGGTTTCGTCGCGGCCACCCCGCGTGGGCATCTGACCGAGATCCCTCGCTACCTCCAGGCGGCCGAGAACCGATTGGCCGACCTCTTCGGATCGTCGAGCCGTGACCATGATGCTCTCGCCGCGGTCGACCGGGTGATCGCACACTGGAACCGGAAGGTCACCCAGTTGCCCGCCGGAAGACGCGACGCCTTCAACGAGTACGCGCACTGGATGGTCGAGGAACTCCGGGTAGGCCTGTTCTCGCAACGCCTCGGAACCGCGTACCCCATCTCCGAGAAGCGGGCGCTGCGGGCCTTGGACACGTTCCGCTGA
- a CDS encoding LysM peptidoglycan-binding domain-containing protein: MSTATLTREAPTRETPNRETPVGRTSRRGAPHRESPIVAPRRPVTSAGRAHPRRAARVEPTRPGDGRPAGRRGEGARLAGTRCAAPAGERRVYARRRAAALAVLVGSALAALVWVVAIVGSNYAASVAPEPVGTEVVHVRQGDSLSSIADRVAPDMPRQSVIDQIVERNALPSSGLRVGQALIAPAYR; this comes from the coding sequence ATGAGCACAGCCACCTTGACCCGCGAGGCACCGACCCGCGAGACGCCGAACCGCGAGACGCCCGTCGGCCGGACGTCGCGCAGGGGAGCCCCGCACCGTGAGTCGCCGATCGTCGCCCCGCGACGACCGGTCACGTCGGCAGGCCGCGCGCATCCTCGCCGTGCCGCACGCGTCGAGCCGACCCGTCCGGGAGACGGGCGTCCGGCCGGGCGCCGGGGGGAGGGCGCCCGGCTCGCCGGCACCAGGTGTGCGGCACCGGCAGGCGAACGGCGTGTGTATGCCCGCAGGCGCGCGGCCGCCCTGGCGGTGCTGGTCGGGAGTGCGCTTGCCGCACTCGTCTGGGTCGTCGCGATCGTGGGATCGAATTACGCCGCGTCCGTCGCACCCGAGCCGGTCGGTACCGAGGTGGTGCATGTGCGTCAGGGTGACTCCCTGAGTTCGATCGCCGATCGCGTGGCGCCGGACATGCCTCGCCAGTCGGTCATCGACCAGATCGTGGAGCGCAATGCCCTGCCGTCGTCGGGCCTTCGAGTGGGCCAGGCGCTCATCGCGCCCGCATACCGCTGA
- the lexA gene encoding transcriptional repressor LexA: MSDKVGGRRGASRGIHEAAGTPDGSSDPAPVVADPEVAEAALTPRQRGVLEFIRQSVRDRGYPPSIREIGDAVGLTSTSSVAHQLRTLERKGLLKRDHNRPRAVNIQDGDHTPPGGAAAGLADGQELPTPTFVPVLGRIAAGGPILAEQAVEDVFPLPRELVGEGSLFLLRVVGESMIDAAICDGDWVVVRQQNVAENGDIVAAMIDGEATVKTFKRKDGHVWLMPHNDLFDPIPGDEAAILGKVVTVMRRV; this comes from the coding sequence ATGAGCGACAAGGTCGGCGGGCGGCGTGGAGCCTCCCGCGGGATCCACGAGGCCGCAGGTACCCCCGACGGGTCGTCGGATCCGGCACCGGTCGTCGCGGATCCCGAGGTCGCCGAGGCCGCACTCACCCCCCGGCAGCGCGGGGTCCTCGAATTCATCCGTCAGTCCGTGCGGGACCGGGGCTATCCGCCGAGCATCCGCGAGATCGGCGACGCGGTCGGACTGACGTCGACGTCGTCGGTGGCCCACCAGCTCCGTACGCTCGAGCGCAAGGGCCTGCTCAAGCGCGATCACAACCGTCCCCGTGCGGTCAACATCCAGGACGGCGACCACACCCCGCCGGGCGGCGCGGCCGCCGGGCTCGCGGATGGTCAGGAGTTGCCGACGCCGACCTTCGTGCCCGTACTCGGACGTATCGCCGCCGGAGGGCCGATCCTGGCCGAGCAGGCCGTCGAGGACGTGTTCCCCTTACCTCGGGAACTGGTGGGCGAGGGATCCCTGTTCCTGTTGCGCGTCGTCGGCGAATCGATGATCGACGCCGCGATCTGCGACGGTGACTGGGTGGTGGTCCGCCAGCAGAACGTCGCCGAGAACGGCGACATCGTCGCGGCCATGATCGACGGCGAGGCGACCGTGAAGACGTTCAAGCGCAAGGACGGTCACGTCTGGCTCATGCCGCACAACGATCTGTTCGATCCCATCCCGGGCGACGAGGCCGCAATCCTCGGCAAGGTCGTCACCGTCATGCGGCGCGTATAG
- a CDS encoding 1-phosphofructokinase family hexose kinase — MTPSSATPAILTVTANPSLDRTLELATPLRHGEVQRASSVRAEPGGKGINVARVVSEAGLPTRAVLPARTGDPLLGALDTVGLPYLTLPINGAVRSNVTIADPDGTTTKINAPGFDLNPAEAHALVDVIVENADGARWVALCGSLPPGPSDNWYRTVIDELDGLGCRVAVDTSGGPLTATVRGRVDLLKPNDEELAGATGADSARLVAAVSQGDHAPLITAARTLVDRTGAAVLATLGAAGAVLVTDAGAWFATPPPIVPRSTVGAGDSALAGYLIAETRGDTEAQRLRTAVAYGSAATALAGTQPPEPEHLDLDGVTVTDLSGAAHVG, encoded by the coding sequence ATGACACCCTCATCTGCAACGCCGGCGATCCTGACCGTCACCGCCAACCCGAGTCTCGACCGGACCCTCGAACTCGCGACGCCTCTGCGCCACGGTGAGGTGCAGCGTGCCAGTTCGGTGCGTGCCGAGCCCGGCGGGAAGGGCATCAACGTCGCGCGAGTGGTGTCCGAGGCCGGTCTGCCGACCCGGGCCGTGCTGCCCGCACGGACCGGCGACCCACTGCTCGGTGCACTCGACACCGTGGGCCTCCCCTATCTCACGCTCCCGATCAACGGCGCCGTCCGGTCCAATGTGACGATCGCCGATCCCGACGGCACGACCACCAAGATCAACGCGCCCGGTTTCGATCTGAACCCGGCCGAGGCGCACGCCCTCGTCGATGTGATCGTCGAGAACGCCGACGGTGCGAGGTGGGTGGCCCTGTGCGGGTCCCTGCCACCGGGACCATCCGACAACTGGTACCGCACCGTGATCGACGAGCTCGACGGACTCGGCTGCCGTGTCGCAGTGGACACCTCGGGCGGACCGCTGACCGCGACCGTCCGTGGTCGCGTGGATCTGTTGAAGCCCAACGACGAAGAGCTGGCCGGGGCCACCGGCGCCGATTCCGCGCGTCTCGTCGCCGCGGTGTCACAAGGCGACCATGCGCCGTTGATCACCGCGGCACGCACTCTCGTGGACCGCACCGGAGCCGCCGTCCTCGCCACCCTCGGTGCGGCCGGAGCCGTGCTGGTCACCGACGCGGGCGCCTGGTTCGCCACACCACCACCGATCGTGCCCCGCAGCACGGTCGGTGCCGGGGACTCGGCGCTGGCCGGGTACCTGATCGCCGAGACCCGGGGAGACACCGAGGCGCAACGTCTGCGTACCGCGGTCGCCTACGGCTCGGCCGCCACTGCTCTTGCCGGCACCCAGCCGCCCGAGCCGGAGCACCTCGATCTCGACGGGGTGACGGTCACCGACCTGTCGGGAGCCGCCCACGTCGGATGA
- the nrdR gene encoding transcriptional regulator NrdR, giving the protein MRCPFCKNEDTKVIDSRVADEGQAIRRRRSCAECGRRFSTVESAVLSVVKRNGVTEPFSREKVMRGVRRACQGRAVAEDALAQLAQQVEDAVRSSGSAEIPSNEVGLAILKPLRELDEVAYLRFASVYRSFDSLADFQREIDDLSQEKTVDAAGSTVSE; this is encoded by the coding sequence ATGCGCTGCCCGTTTTGTAAGAACGAAGACACCAAGGTCATCGACTCGCGTGTCGCCGATGAAGGGCAGGCGATCCGACGGCGCCGTTCGTGCGCGGAGTGTGGTCGCCGGTTCTCGACGGTCGAGAGCGCCGTGCTGTCGGTGGTGAAACGCAATGGGGTCACCGAGCCGTTCAGTCGCGAAAAGGTGATGCGCGGTGTTCGCCGCGCTTGTCAGGGCCGTGCCGTGGCCGAAGATGCGCTGGCGCAGCTCGCGCAGCAGGTCGAGGACGCCGTGCGCTCCTCGGGGTCGGCCGAGATCCCCAGCAACGAGGTGGGATTGGCGATTCTCAAACCGCTGCGTGAGCTCGACGAGGTGGCCTACCTGCGCTTCGCTTCGGTCTACCGGTCGTTCGACTCCCTGGCGGACTTCCAGCGGGAGATCGACGACCTGTCGCAGGAGAAAACCGTGGACGCGGCGGGGTCGACCGTCTCTGAATGA
- a CDS encoding DeoR/GlpR family DNA-binding transcription regulator, with protein sequence MYAEERQQAIADQVRTDGRASVAALATLFDVTSETVRRDLATLERAGHLQRVHGGAVRPGSTPVVGELGIDERQMTHTHEKVGIGRAAIRFLPPDGGSVFFDAGTTTYQAALALPRDRRLTLITHSIPIAAALAGHGSSDLHILGGRVRGLTQATVGSETVAALERLRISTAFVGTNGISESHGLSTPDPDEAAIKAAIVRVANRVVVLSDSSKIDREDLSSFADLADVDVLVSDAGLDPDTSAALAARGIDVVIA encoded by the coding sequence GTGTACGCCGAAGAACGTCAGCAGGCGATCGCCGATCAGGTGCGGACCGACGGCCGCGCATCGGTCGCTGCACTGGCCACGCTGTTCGACGTGACCAGTGAGACGGTGCGCCGGGATCTGGCAACTCTCGAACGCGCCGGACACCTCCAGCGCGTTCACGGCGGCGCGGTTCGGCCGGGGTCGACACCGGTGGTCGGCGAGCTCGGTATCGATGAGCGTCAGATGACCCACACGCACGAGAAGGTCGGTATCGGGCGTGCTGCCATCCGTTTCCTTCCGCCCGACGGTGGCTCCGTGTTCTTCGACGCCGGCACCACCACCTACCAGGCCGCCCTCGCTCTGCCGCGCGATCGCCGGTTGACCCTGATCACCCACAGCATCCCCATCGCCGCCGCACTGGCCGGTCACGGCTCCTCGGATCTACACATCCTGGGTGGTCGAGTCCGCGGGCTCACCCAGGCGACCGTGGGGTCCGAGACCGTCGCGGCGCTGGAGCGACTGCGCATCTCGACTGCCTTCGTCGGCACCAACGGGATCAGCGAGTCTCACGGACTGTCCACACCCGATCCGGATGAGGCCGCCATCAAGGCGGCCATCGTCCGGGTGGCCAATCGCGTTGTGGTGCTTTCCGATTCATCAAAGATCGATCGCGAGGATCTGTCCTCGTTCGCAGACCTCGCGGATGTCGACGTGTTGGTCTCCGACGCCGGGCTCGACCCGGACACCTCCGCGGCCCTGGCGGCCCGCGGCATCGATGTCGTGATCGCGTGA